A window from Leptospira meyeri encodes these proteins:
- the trpD gene encoding anthranilate phosphoribosyltransferase, translating into MTAPTVKEILGQVVSGHHLVDDHAEFFLSEVMDGKVSESVLASFLTAMKMKGETTDELYGFVRAMRNHAIKPSKQFDFEFLDTCGTGGDGKGTLNVSTLSALTLTSLGFKVAKHGNRSVSSLSGSSDILSGLGYKLDQSTADSESEFLRTGFVFLFAPAWHPAMKYAGPVRTALGFRTFFNLIGPLSNPFSPSHQMVGVYDKSLCLPMAEILGRLGSKRAIVCHSRDGLDEFSIFEETDFAYFDGKDTKELSFDPKELGLNSKELDRNTVFSSSKEGAEALFRAVLDPSESSGGTSMVALNAGVAMFLLGATKDIRTGYETAKTALLEKKVLRFVRETLNLR; encoded by the coding sequence ATGACCGCGCCAACAGTTAAAGAAATACTCGGACAAGTTGTTTCTGGACACCACCTAGTGGATGACCATGCCGAATTTTTTTTAAGTGAGGTGATGGATGGAAAAGTTTCGGAATCTGTCCTTGCTTCTTTTCTGACTGCGATGAAAATGAAGGGAGAAACAACGGACGAATTATACGGATTTGTTCGTGCCATGCGTAACCATGCGATCAAACCTTCCAAACAATTTGATTTTGAATTTTTGGATACTTGTGGAACAGGGGGCGATGGAAAGGGAACATTGAATGTTTCCACTTTATCTGCACTCACACTGACAAGCCTTGGGTTCAAAGTCGCTAAACACGGAAATCGTTCTGTATCGTCCCTTTCTGGTAGTTCCGATATTTTGTCCGGCCTTGGTTACAAACTAGACCAGTCTACAGCGGATTCTGAATCTGAATTCCTCCGTACCGGATTTGTATTTTTGTTTGCTCCCGCTTGGCACCCAGCCATGAAATATGCAGGCCCTGTTCGTACTGCCTTGGGCTTTCGCACTTTTTTCAATTTGATTGGACCACTTTCCAATCCCTTTTCTCCTTCTCACCAAATGGTCGGGGTATACGATAAATCACTTTGTTTACCGATGGCGGAGATTTTGGGAAGACTTGGCTCCAAACGGGCGATTGTCTGCCACTCTCGGGATGGACTGGATGAATTTTCCATCTTTGAAGAAACAGATTTTGCCTATTTTGACGGAAAGGATACGAAGGAACTCTCCTTTGACCCTAAGGAACTAGGCCTAAATTCCAAGGAATTGGACAGAAATACAGTGTTCTCTTCTTCGAAAGAAGGGGCAGAAGCTCTATTTCGAGCAGTTTTGGATCCGAGCGAATCCTCCGGGGGCACTTCCATGGTGGCACTGAATGCGGGTGTTGCTATGTTTTTACTAGGGGCCACAAAGGATATAAGAACCGGATACGAAACTGCCAAAACAGCACTCCTTGAGAAAAAAGTTCTCCGATTCGTTCGTGAAACATTGAATTTAAGATAA
- a CDS encoding LolA family protein: MKVWIGSLLLVLGVSLGAQTSPAHNWHSPSEVVKKIKKNFSDINSYSADFLIKTEDNKKEKQMRGKCFYKRPGKIRYNFAEPEGDEIVSDGKTLHIFIKRLGAVGKQDLTLDRKNTSGPIFTTNSPDGLNRLFRKYHYKFDTIEQPRSMGDTTKYFVLDLDQREKIGGFEKMKLFVDSESYLIKKAVATDGRGKVTTISFSNINFSEEIQDGVFNFHMSGNAKIVNNPLVSEN, from the coding sequence ATGAAAGTATGGATCGGATCTTTGTTGCTTGTTTTGGGTGTTTCTCTTGGTGCCCAAACAAGTCCGGCTCACAATTGGCATTCACCCTCCGAAGTGGTGAAAAAGATAAAGAAGAACTTTAGTGATATCAATTCCTATTCGGCTGATTTTCTCATCAAAACAGAAGACAACAAAAAGGAAAAACAGATGCGCGGGAAATGTTTTTACAAACGTCCCGGAAAAATCAGATACAACTTTGCCGAACCAGAAGGGGACGAAATTGTATCCGATGGAAAAACACTTCATATCTTTATCAAAAGGTTAGGTGCCGTTGGAAAACAGGATTTAACCCTCGATCGTAAAAATACATCCGGACCAATCTTTACTACTAACAGCCCCGATGGCCTAAACCGCCTCTTTCGTAAATACCATTATAAATTTGATACCATTGAACAACCTCGTTCTATGGGGGACACAACCAAATACTTTGTGTTAGATCTTGACCAAAGAGAAAAAATTGGTGGATTCGAAAAAATGAAACTATTTGTTGATTCCGAATCCTATTTAATCAAAAAAGCAGTGGCTACTGATGGTCGCGGAAAAGTAACCACCATCTCATTTTCCAATATTAATTTTTCTGAAGAAATCCAAGACGGAGTTTTCAATTTTCACATGAGCGGGAACGCGAAGATTGTTAACAACCCTCTTGTCTCCGAGAACTAA
- the pgsA gene encoding CDP-diacylglycerol--glycerol-3-phosphate 3-phosphatidyltransferase gives MEDWKTIANIPNLLTVLRVLALPFFIFALFQKEWEYQIFAFVLFALASLTDLVDGYLARKWNQQTEFGKFLDPLADKFLVIGCFVTFLFIHEPIEVWMVVLIIGRDMLITFLRYIAVRSGNSLRTTMMGKVKTAFQMGAILMILVVFMLISGKRRAMINETYAMGKLAGYSTFEVASQHANEFYTLVKTTESLSFKDFFDSIASFVPYFGMLFTTFITVISGLRYIVTNYQLLTFSNLKRIFYDRANS, from the coding sequence GTGGAAGATTGGAAAACAATTGCCAATATCCCGAACTTACTCACTGTGCTTCGGGTCCTTGCACTTCCTTTTTTTATCTTTGCCTTATTCCAAAAGGAATGGGAATACCAAATCTTTGCCTTCGTCCTCTTTGCTCTTGCTTCCCTTACGGATCTTGTAGATGGATACTTAGCCCGTAAGTGGAACCAACAAACTGAGTTCGGAAAATTTCTCGATCCGCTTGCTGATAAATTTTTAGTCATTGGGTGTTTTGTTACTTTTTTATTCATCCACGAACCTATCGAAGTTTGGATGGTCGTCCTCATCATTGGGCGCGATATGCTCATCACCTTCCTTCGTTATATTGCCGTTCGGTCAGGAAATAGCCTTCGCACCACTATGATGGGAAAGGTAAAAACTGCCTTTCAGATGGGTGCCATTCTAATGATCTTAGTTGTGTTTATGTTAATCTCAGGAAAAAGAAGAGCAATGATCAATGAAACCTATGCTATGGGAAAATTGGCAGGGTATTCTACATTTGAAGTGGCCTCGCAACATGCAAATGAGTTTTATACTCTTGTTAAAACAACAGAGAGTTTAAGTTTTAAAGATTTTTTTGACTCCATTGCTTCTTTTGTTCCGTATTTCGGAATGTTATTCACAACATTCATCACCGTTATTTCTGGTCTTCGTTATATTGTGACCAATTATCAGTTGTTAACTTTTTCCAATCTAAAAAGGATTTTTTATGACCGCGCCAACAGTTAA
- the secD gene encoding protein translocase subunit SecD, with the protein MQSYRLLILPFLILAVSFTILYPNFADRTLKIVVKDDVYSLPEANQKELVNALFDRWAKDYGKTSGWTIEPQGTLPPKENPFYIVKGRFITSAKINQISQENQNLVSESKNRLEPTWIEETIRGGKSLSIKLGLDLQGGMRVVLKGDFDDYTSKLKDLYAKELTELNLTLSNQATKPEEKEKAKSRLAEIESSFDLSPMRKIVELEKAKMIIDNRLTTQNLTEPQVRIQKEQDAIEVSLPGVSNSAAILEILQNTETVEYRLEEPTPFLYKSQIADNERRMMDLGKRENTDIFLFQELVKNKAGKKAQDEFLEGLEKKYNIPKDFKVYAMWARGNAAKSALLPRSFVVLERKIALSGNDMTNAQPSYNSNSYGWMVSFTLTPNGAEKFFDLTSQNRGRNLAIVWGDKVISNPVINDPIAGGRAEISGSFSEQEAIRLANVISEGALPIPLSVLEMRFIGPTLGIESIEVGVKAVAIGFFLVMVYMIFYYRLGGFIADLSLLVNLVILAALLTLMDFTLTLPGIAGIILTAGMAVDANVIIYERIREEIEEGRALSIAVTRGFENAFWTIMDANVTTLIAGILMIRLGNGPIKGFAITLCWGIVTTLFTSLFLSRLFMELAVNRMGVHHLNLRPFFFGKKETTNA; encoded by the coding sequence TTGCAATCGTATCGACTATTGATTCTACCTTTTTTGATTCTGGCGGTTTCCTTTACCATTTTGTATCCGAACTTTGCCGATCGTACATTAAAGATCGTTGTGAAAGATGATGTTTATTCTCTACCTGAGGCAAATCAAAAAGAATTGGTGAATGCACTTTTTGATCGTTGGGCGAAAGATTATGGTAAAACATCTGGTTGGACCATTGAACCGCAGGGCACTCTTCCCCCTAAAGAAAATCCGTTTTATATAGTCAAAGGACGATTCATTACTTCTGCAAAGATCAATCAAATCTCCCAAGAAAATCAAAATTTGGTCAGTGAATCCAAAAATAGATTAGAACCTACATGGATTGAAGAAACAATTCGTGGTGGAAAATCTTTATCCATTAAATTGGGTCTTGATTTACAAGGTGGAATGAGAGTAGTCCTAAAAGGTGACTTTGATGATTATACTTCCAAACTCAAAGACCTTTATGCAAAAGAGTTAACGGAACTGAACCTAACACTCAGTAACCAGGCTACTAAACCAGAAGAAAAAGAAAAGGCAAAGTCAAGACTTGCTGAAATTGAATCTAGTTTTGATCTTTCTCCCATGCGTAAAATTGTGGAATTAGAAAAGGCGAAGATGATTATTGATAATCGTCTGACGACTCAAAACCTAACGGAGCCTCAAGTTCGTATCCAAAAAGAACAAGATGCGATCGAAGTTTCTCTTCCAGGTGTTTCCAATTCAGCAGCCATTTTAGAAATTCTACAAAACACGGAAACAGTAGAATATCGTTTGGAAGAACCAACTCCTTTCCTATACAAGAGCCAAATCGCAGACAACGAACGTCGTATGATGGATTTAGGGAAAAGGGAAAATACGGATATATTTTTATTCCAAGAGCTTGTTAAAAACAAGGCAGGAAAAAAAGCCCAAGATGAGTTTTTAGAAGGATTAGAAAAAAAATACAATATCCCTAAAGACTTCAAAGTCTATGCGATGTGGGCCCGTGGGAATGCAGCAAAGTCAGCACTTCTTCCTCGTAGTTTTGTGGTTTTGGAACGTAAGATTGCTTTGTCCGGTAATGATATGACCAATGCCCAACCTTCTTATAACTCCAATTCCTATGGATGGATGGTTAGTTTTACTCTCACTCCCAATGGAGCAGAAAAGTTTTTTGATCTTACTTCGCAAAACCGTGGACGTAACCTAGCGATTGTTTGGGGAGATAAAGTCATTTCCAATCCAGTCATCAATGATCCGATTGCTGGTGGTCGGGCAGAAATTTCTGGAAGTTTTTCTGAACAAGAAGCCATTCGATTGGCAAACGTAATTTCTGAGGGAGCACTTCCAATTCCACTTTCTGTTTTGGAGATGCGATTCATTGGACCAACACTTGGAATTGAATCCATTGAGGTAGGGGTAAAAGCCGTTGCCATTGGATTCTTTTTGGTAATGGTTTATATGATCTTCTATTACAGATTAGGTGGCTTTATTGCTGACTTATCTCTTCTTGTTAACCTGGTCATTTTAGCGGCACTTCTCACATTGATGGACTTTACTTTGACTCTTCCTGGAATTGCCGGGATCATTTTGACGGCAGGTATGGCCGTGGATGCAAACGTCATCATTTATGAAAGGATTAGAGAGGAGATAGAAGAAGGTAGGGCACTTTCGATTGCGGTGACTCGCGGTTTTGAAAACGCATTTTGGACCATTATGGATGCAAACGTAACCACACTCATTGCAGGGATTTTGATGATTCGACTTGGTAACGGACCGATCAAAGGTTTTGCGATCACTCTTTGTTGGGGGATTGTCACAACGCTATTTACTTCTCTTTTCCTCTCCAGATTATTTATGGAGTTAGCAGTGAACCGAATGGGCGTTCATCATTTAAATTTAAGACCTTTCTTCTTTGGAAAAAAGGAGACAACAAATGCGTAA
- a CDS encoding helix-turn-helix domain-containing protein, with protein MNTKRVGQIIREAREDKKLSVKDVAKETNIAAKYIIALETEDYSQFPAETFALGFLKNYASYLKLDAAMLLNLYRGEQIEESQAPLEELTRPTTTPLNLDRNKIISLVSVFLFVISAYIIYISFEDSNSGSMDEETTEVGSTVETVASSDIPSGINFVSQSVPENASVPFILTEDRGVSFSVNNQQCKMFIKGVSNGKANLGFNIFPEKNVYFFQTAEGEETILSYRIEELSSLRRDIRVVTQAVTEKSAKVLVTLKEEREGVAVKSPVGDVPIQVTLFFSKPSYVEFVLDGQMGERGLVSAGEVKHLEARDRLEIKVGDGGAVEMVQNGKERSVLGKPGKLVKKIFIRKPNPYDSTQSIIGELGE; from the coding sequence TTGAACACAAAACGAGTCGGTCAAATCATTCGAGAAGCGAGAGAAGATAAAAAACTTTCAGTGAAAGATGTTGCGAAAGAAACAAATATCGCAGCCAAATACATCATTGCTTTGGAAACAGAAGATTATTCTCAATTTCCAGCAGAGACCTTCGCTCTCGGGTTTTTAAAAAACTATGCAAGTTATCTAAAGTTAGATGCTGCTATGTTACTCAATCTTTACCGTGGTGAACAAATTGAAGAATCACAAGCTCCTTTGGAAGAACTCACTAGACCGACTACCACTCCTTTAAACTTAGATCGAAATAAAATCATAAGTCTAGTTTCTGTATTTCTTTTTGTGATCTCGGCTTATATCATTTATATTAGTTTTGAAGATTCCAACTCAGGTTCGATGGATGAGGAAACCACAGAAGTGGGTTCCACTGTAGAAACCGTAGCAAGTTCCGACATTCCTTCAGGGATTAACTTTGTTTCTCAAAGTGTTCCCGAAAACGCAAGTGTTCCTTTTATTTTAACAGAAGACCGCGGTGTGAGTTTTAGTGTCAACAACCAACAGTGTAAGATGTTTATCAAAGGGGTTTCCAATGGAAAAGCAAACCTTGGGTTTAATATCTTCCCTGAAAAAAATGTATACTTCTTTCAAACTGCTGAAGGAGAGGAAACCATCCTTTCTTATCGTATCGAAGAATTGTCGTCTCTTCGTCGTGACATCCGTGTGGTAACACAAGCAGTGACGGAAAAATCTGCCAAAGTTCTTGTGACTTTAAAAGAAGAAAGAGAAGGTGTTGCTGTAAAATCTCCGGTTGGCGATGTTCCAATCCAAGTTACACTCTTTTTCTCTAAACCAAGTTACGTTGAATTTGTGTTAGATGGTCAGATGGGGGAGAGGGGACTTGTTTCTGCTGGAGAGGTCAAACACTTAGAAGCCCGAGATCGACTTGAAATTAAAGTCGGTGATGGTGGTGCCGTGGAAATGGTCCAAAACGGAAAAGAACGTTCTGTTCTTGGAAAACCAGGAAAACTCGTCAAAAAAATCTTCATTCGAAAACCAAATCCTTATGATTCGACACAGTCTATTATTGGAGAGTTAGGCGAGTAA
- a CDS encoding MiaB/RimO family radical SAM methylthiotransferase has product MPKLKEKTEETPKSFFITTLGCPKNTVDSMAMHQSLLKEGLLPAAGPEASDFHLVNTCTFIQDATKETIQTILDSIDIKKKNKQKLVVVGCFAERAGKEISDDLPEVDLHFGTGKYDKAGEILRKSFPLEFKDLSEFNEDLLERLTTSKGIENYSKPYSYVKISDGCNRGCHFCIIPNLRGKYRDTDFTDVLSQTKLAVKAGSKEICLVSQDTVFYGKDTDKLLDLVRSVANVDGVELLRLLYLYPDKKTEKLLDLYGEIPKIAPYLESPLQHVSKSVLKSMNRTGEYSYFKSLFEKARALRPDLEIRTSFILGFPGETMDDVEEIIRFVEDVKPEKVNLFPYSPQEGTKGATMDGQLKDKEIARRVNLVRDAYLGTLKSIHQKRIGKLYPAVVDEVLEKGAIVRRFQDAPEIDEVVYVEEEGLKLGQFGQVRVDSFYELDMSGTWVV; this is encoded by the coding sequence ATGCCAAAACTAAAAGAAAAAACGGAAGAAACACCGAAGTCGTTTTTTATCACGACACTCGGTTGTCCCAAAAACACCGTAGATTCTATGGCCATGCACCAGTCCCTCCTAAAGGAAGGTCTTCTTCCTGCGGCTGGTCCTGAAGCCAGTGACTTTCACTTAGTCAATACCTGCACATTCATCCAAGATGCAACCAAGGAAACCATCCAAACCATTTTGGATTCCATTGATATCAAAAAGAAAAACAAACAAAAGTTAGTGGTTGTTGGATGTTTTGCAGAACGCGCAGGAAAAGAAATCTCCGATGACCTTCCTGAAGTGGATCTACATTTTGGAACTGGGAAATATGATAAAGCAGGGGAGATTTTAAGAAAAAGTTTTCCTTTGGAATTCAAAGACCTCTCCGAATTTAACGAAGACCTTCTTGAAAGACTCACCACGAGTAAAGGAATAGAAAATTATTCCAAACCATACTCATACGTAAAAATTTCTGATGGTTGCAACCGAGGTTGTCACTTCTGCATCATTCCTAACTTACGTGGAAAATACCGAGATACAGATTTCACCGATGTATTATCTCAAACCAAACTTGCAGTGAAAGCCGGATCTAAAGAGATCTGTCTTGTTTCTCAGGATACAGTGTTTTATGGCAAGGACACGGATAAACTTTTGGATTTGGTTCGTTCCGTTGCAAATGTAGACGGAGTAGAACTTCTTCGCCTGCTTTACCTGTATCCAGATAAAAAAACAGAAAAGTTACTCGATCTTTATGGAGAAATTCCTAAGATTGCCCCGTATTTGGAAAGCCCTTTACAACATGTTTCCAAGTCTGTTTTAAAATCGATGAATCGCACTGGTGAATATTCTTACTTCAAATCTTTATTCGAAAAGGCAAGGGCTCTAAGACCTGATTTGGAAATACGCACTTCCTTTATTTTAGGTTTTCCTGGAGAAACGATGGATGATGTGGAAGAGATCATTCGGTTCGTGGAAGATGTAAAACCCGAAAAGGTAAATCTATTTCCATATTCCCCGCAAGAGGGAACGAAGGGTGCCACCATGGATGGACAACTGAAAGATAAAGAGATCGCTCGACGTGTAAACTTAGTGCGTGATGCTTATCTCGGAACTTTGAAGTCCATCCACCAAAAACGGATTGGAAAACTTTATCCTGCAGTCGTGGATGAAGTTTTGGAAAAGGGTGCCATTGTCCGTCGTTTCCAAGATGCACCAGAGATTGATGAAGTTGTTTATGTGGAAGAAGAAGGATTGAAACTCGGCCAGTTTGGTCAGGTAAGAGTGGATTCTTTTTATGAATTAGATATGTCCGGGACTTGGGTGGTTTAG
- the yajC gene encoding preprotein translocase subunit YajC has translation MLNFNFLTPEILILAQEEGAKSSLQSLIIIPIMLVAMYFLVILPNKKEEKKRKEMITNLQKGDNVVTNSGLHGKIVEFKDNNETVVLSVAANTNVTFETSAILKKKA, from the coding sequence ATGCTCAATTTTAACTTTTTAACACCAGAAATCCTCATCCTTGCCCAAGAAGAAGGTGCAAAGTCGTCTCTCCAGTCACTCATCATCATTCCGATCATGTTAGTTGCTATGTACTTTCTTGTGATTCTTCCGAACAAAAAAGAAGAGAAAAAAAGAAAAGAGATGATAACTAACCTTCAAAAAGGGGACAACGTAGTCACAAATAGTGGCCTTCATGGAAAGATCGTAGAGTTCAAAGACAATAACGAAACAGTCGTTTTGAGTGTTGCTGCGAACACAAACGTAACTTTTGAAACTAGCGCTATTCTGAAGAAGAAAGCCTAA
- a CDS encoding SRP-less Sec system protein has protein sequence MKRLFLITVTLCFSVSLFAQEGLDFLDKVNDKPKSTTTKPKEETNVITTKKQTNIVTTTGTTTGKKKKSKKKSKQNQLTGETLPQNTNLVSNPNQNTTVPVTDKSLPGLDKQVAVVEEEEVVNNGMWMDSNVSVEPTGLPGFASDLKMGKTETGSVETNLSSNKETGKSLFSFSDFFAKYKKAMMILGIIILFAFYRLRSARPGSSSRSYRR, from the coding sequence ATGAAGAGACTCTTCTTAATTACCGTAACACTTTGTTTTTCTGTTTCTCTCTTTGCACAGGAGGGTTTGGACTTTTTAGATAAGGTAAATGATAAACCTAAATCGACAACCACCAAACCCAAAGAAGAAACAAATGTAATCACAACAAAAAAACAAACAAACATTGTGACTACAACTGGAACCACTACAGGTAAAAAGAAGAAATCGAAAAAGAAATCCAAACAAAACCAACTCACAGGGGAGACTCTTCCTCAAAACACAAACCTAGTTTCAAATCCCAATCAGAATACAACTGTTCCTGTAACAGACAAATCCCTTCCTGGTTTAGACAAACAAGTAGCGGTTGTGGAAGAAGAGGAAGTAGTGAATAATGGTATGTGGATGGATTCAAATGTTTCCGTGGAACCAACGGGACTTCCTGGTTTTGCTTCGGATTTAAAAATGGGAAAAACAGAAACTGGAAGTGTGGAAACAAACCTCTCTTCCAACAAAGAAACTGGAAAATCTCTGTTTAGTTTCTCTGATTTTTTTGCTAAATATAAAAAAGCAATGATGATCCTTGGGATTATCATTCTCTTTGCGTTTTATAGACTTAGATCCGCTCGCCCGGGTTCTAGCAGTCGTTCTTATAGAAGATAA